The following coding sequences are from one Parafrankia discariae window:
- a CDS encoding SDR family oxidoreductase yields the protein MDLELAGKVVLITGGSDGLGAALVRALAVEGARVAFCARDADRLNRLAAEVASSAAAGAELLPVPADVTRPADLERFVEQAVGRWGRIDGLVNNAGRSAAGPFASHTDEVWDADLQLKVHSTVRLTRLALPHLRAAGGGSVINTLAIAAKTPGAGTTPTSVSRAAGLALTKALSKELGPDGIRVNAVLIGLLESGQWDRQAAERGIGVDELYAELGRGAGIPLGRVGRAQDFADLAAFLLSPRSGYLTGVGINLDGGLSPAP from the coding sequence GTGGATCTCGAACTGGCGGGCAAGGTCGTCCTGATCACCGGCGGCTCGGACGGTCTCGGTGCCGCGCTGGTGCGCGCTCTCGCCGTCGAGGGGGCGCGTGTCGCGTTCTGCGCCCGCGACGCGGACCGCCTCAACCGCCTCGCCGCCGAGGTGGCATCGTCCGCCGCGGCCGGTGCCGAGCTGCTGCCCGTGCCCGCGGACGTCACCCGCCCGGCCGATCTGGAGCGGTTCGTCGAGCAGGCCGTCGGCCGCTGGGGGCGGATCGACGGCCTGGTGAACAACGCCGGGCGCAGCGCCGCCGGGCCGTTCGCCTCGCACACCGACGAGGTCTGGGACGCCGACCTGCAGCTCAAGGTGCACAGCACCGTCCGGCTGACCCGGTTGGCGCTGCCGCACCTGCGCGCGGCGGGGGGCGGGTCCGTGATCAACACGCTGGCCATCGCCGCGAAGACCCCCGGCGCCGGGACGACCCCCACCTCGGTCTCCCGCGCGGCCGGGCTGGCCCTGACCAAGGCGCTGTCCAAGGAACTCGGCCCGGACGGAATCCGGGTGAACGCGGTGCTGATCGGCCTGCTGGAGAGCGGCCAGTGGGACCGCCAGGCCGCCGAGCGCGGCATCGGCGTGGACGAGCTGTACGCCGAGCTGGGCCGGGGCGCCGGCATCCCCCTCGGACGGGTGGGCCGGGCTCAGGACTTCGCCGACCTCGCGGCCTTCCTGCTCTCCCCCCGCTCCGGCTACCTGACCGGCGTCGGCATCAACCTCGACGGCGGCCTCTCGCCGGCGCCCTGA
- a CDS encoding helicase-associated domain-containing protein, with the protein MAERRAAALREPRGSADSYLDFLQGLDEAALTAVLRARPDVLEDPPRGVGELVRRLGDAASMLIALNDLDRDGLLLCDAVMTLGPPVPLDRLVALLGGSGDGIRAALRPISRRALLWENDGVVHAFEPFRRLWDDEIAVWRPAAELITAASVADLRRAARGLVPGARITSSTTRERAARVVGQLMADPGGVATAVRRLPPAARDLLAALVRDPIGLVTGDRPEDLDDPDSLDGEVDEVPEEAAVGVLVESGLFLPVGGELEVPREVVAVLWAADPQVRLTGPPSLRPADTDRADEAFAAGIQAAAGHALRSVSALLAEAERTPLVALKKGGIGTRERARLARTLSLPEDELPLWIDVAHAAGLLAHEDGGYAPTGEYPGWRGSDVGRRWAVLALAWFLLDQSPTHREIDSGRDQPPPLPLASGAGRVRRTLLTTAGPGRSLAATGRHLEWFLPLHGYDRPQLANKRRAAVREAELLGVAAGDTVSDLGVALCEVTAAAPVDPTGQMRAHQFGFPTPTLTGFVTGTLGPLVDELAGRCGPALPRDASTMILQSDLTATVAGQPNHAIARLLADAAVSESRGTAGTWRFTPASVRGALDVGWSERELLDELRAGAAYGVPQGLEYLVADVARRHGHIRARAVRATVVADEATISEILATRALRSLGLRRLAPTVAACGTDAREVAERLRAAGMAPVVEDEHGTVVLHRRPGGPATALAGGAAGNGGGVGNGAGNRAGVGNRGGAGDRGGDGGWVAPVDVARRILANRSGAGDASRADPRVVRQLGRLNPRLTLAERQLLAAALDHGEIVTIIYRDRFERRTSRPIAPVELLGGRLDSWCHLREAQREFNVARIEGVAPG; encoded by the coding sequence ATGGCTGAACGGCGGGCGGCGGCCCTGCGGGAACCGCGCGGGTCGGCCGACAGCTACCTCGACTTCCTCCAGGGCCTGGACGAGGCGGCCCTCACCGCTGTCCTCCGGGCGCGCCCGGACGTCCTCGAGGATCCGCCGCGCGGCGTCGGTGAGCTCGTGCGCCGGCTCGGGGACGCGGCCTCGATGCTCATCGCCCTCAACGATCTGGACCGCGACGGGCTCCTGCTCTGCGACGCCGTCATGACGCTGGGCCCGCCCGTCCCGCTGGACCGGTTGGTGGCGCTGCTCGGCGGGTCCGGGGACGGCATCCGCGCGGCGCTGCGCCCGATCAGCCGGCGGGCGCTGCTCTGGGAGAACGACGGGGTCGTCCACGCCTTCGAGCCGTTCCGGCGGCTGTGGGACGACGAGATCGCCGTCTGGCGCCCGGCCGCGGAGCTCATCACGGCCGCCTCCGTCGCCGACCTGCGCCGCGCCGCCCGCGGGCTCGTCCCCGGGGCCCGGATCACCTCGTCCACGACCCGGGAGCGGGCCGCCCGCGTCGTCGGGCAGCTGATGGCCGACCCGGGCGGTGTCGCCACCGCGGTGCGGCGGCTGCCTCCCGCGGCCCGCGACCTGCTGGCCGCGCTGGTCCGTGACCCGATCGGCCTGGTGACCGGCGACAGGCCCGAGGACCTCGACGACCCCGACAGCCTCGATGGCGAAGTGGACGAAGTGCCGGAGGAGGCCGCGGTCGGGGTGCTCGTCGAGTCCGGGCTGTTCCTGCCCGTCGGCGGTGAGCTCGAGGTGCCCCGGGAGGTCGTGGCCGTTCTCTGGGCGGCCGACCCGCAGGTCCGGCTGACCGGACCGCCGAGCCTGCGCCCGGCGGATACGGACCGCGCGGACGAGGCGTTCGCCGCCGGGATCCAGGCCGCCGCCGGGCACGCCCTGCGCTCGGTCTCGGCGCTGCTCGCCGAGGCGGAACGGACCCCCCTCGTGGCGCTGAAGAAGGGCGGCATCGGCACCCGGGAACGTGCCCGGCTGGCGCGGACCCTCTCGCTCCCGGAGGACGAGCTCCCGCTCTGGATCGACGTCGCCCACGCCGCCGGCCTACTGGCCCACGAGGACGGCGGCTACGCGCCGACCGGTGAGTACCCCGGCTGGCGCGGGTCGGACGTCGGACGTCGCTGGGCGGTGCTCGCGCTGGCCTGGTTCCTCCTCGACCAGTCGCCGACACACCGCGAGATCGACAGTGGCCGGGACCAGCCGCCGCCGCTCCCGCTCGCCTCCGGCGCGGGCCGGGTGCGCCGGACGCTGCTGACCACGGCCGGCCCCGGGCGGTCGCTGGCCGCCACGGGCCGGCACCTCGAGTGGTTCCTGCCGTTGCACGGCTATGACCGGCCCCAGCTGGCGAACAAGCGTCGAGCCGCCGTCCGGGAGGCCGAACTGCTCGGCGTCGCCGCCGGGGACACCGTCTCCGACCTCGGTGTCGCCCTCTGCGAGGTCACCGCGGCGGCGCCGGTCGACCCGACCGGGCAGATGCGGGCCCACCAGTTCGGCTTCCCGACGCCGACCCTGACCGGGTTCGTCACCGGAACCCTCGGGCCGCTGGTGGACGAGCTGGCCGGCCGGTGCGGTCCCGCCCTGCCACGCGACGCGTCCACGATGATCCTGCAGTCCGACCTGACCGCGACCGTCGCCGGCCAGCCCAACCACGCGATCGCCCGCCTGCTCGCCGACGCCGCCGTCTCGGAGTCGCGCGGCACGGCCGGAACCTGGCGTTTCACCCCGGCGAGTGTCCGCGGCGCGCTGGACGTCGGCTGGAGCGAGCGGGAACTGCTCGACGAACTGCGCGCCGGCGCCGCGTACGGGGTACCCCAGGGGCTCGAGTACCTCGTCGCGGACGTCGCCCGCCGTCACGGGCACATCCGCGCGCGGGCGGTACGGGCCACGGTGGTCGCGGACGAGGCGACGATCAGCGAGATCCTGGCGACCCGCGCGCTGCGGTCGCTGGGTCTGCGGCGGCTGGCGCCGACCGTCGCCGCGTGCGGTACGGACGCGCGGGAGGTGGCCGAACGCCTGCGCGCCGCGGGCATGGCCCCGGTGGTCGAGGACGAGCACGGCACCGTCGTCCTCCACCGGCGGCCGGGCGGTCCGGCGACGGCTTTGGCGGGCGGCGCCGCTGGGAACGGCGGCGGCGTTGGGAACGGGGCTGGTAACCGGGCTGGGGTTGGGAACCGGGGCGGCGCGGGGGACCGGGGCGGGGACGGCGGGTGGGTGGCTCCGGTGGACGTGGCGCGGCGCATCCTCGCGAACCGGTCCGGCGCCGGCGACGCCTCCCGTGCCGACCCACGCGTCGTGCGCCAGCTCGGCCGGCTGAACCCGCGGCTCACCCTCGCCGAACGGCAGCTCCTCGCCGCCGCGCTCGACCACGGCGAGATCGTGACGATCATCTACCGGGACCGGTTCGAACGGCGGACCAGCCGTCCGATCGCACCGGTGGAGCTGCTCGGCGGCCGGCTCGACTCCTGGTGCCACCTCCGCGAGGCGCAGCGTGAGTTCAACGTCGCCCGTATCGAGGGGGTGGCACCCGGCTGA
- a CDS encoding serine/threonine-protein kinase translates to MEPLRADDPRTTGGYRLLGLLGAGGMGRVYLARSPGGRTVAVKVIRPEFAGDPTFRTRFRREVEAARRVGGSWTAPVIDADPDAEQPYLVTGYVPGPSLLEAVRRRGPLPVSTVRALGAGLAEALSAVHAAGLVHRDLKPSNVLLGLDGPRVIDFGISRAFDATVLTHSGSAIGSPAFMSPEQIGGRDVGPASDVFALGSVLVFAATGSGPFSGSGMPAVMYGILTGEPRLDAVPAELRAVVDACLRKAPAERPGPLGVLAELAPGGGAAGLITTGWLPQDLVTGLSRQAVALLDLDAPVITSTNDHPTPEDHNRAQPWPPAPAMPTTPTRATPSGASRATPPGAPPAPSGAPVGPVARPGGGRRALVTVAALGVVCLAVIVTAVMTVALRGSDSDTGAGTGAEVSPGTTAGLGSLTDLLDHSTADPSAGGPPTPSGGSGPTVPGALPAGYAGTWEGPITSRLGVAQDVVITLRPGESGQTVGHAEVTLVGLGALGGGAPIRCVGDQQLVGISGAAGSGPEVVLRDIGGSGDNPTLLGLPVCTSGGTTRLRLAPDGALEYRSEDEAGGRPAGSLRHRP, encoded by the coding sequence ATGGAACCCCTCCGCGCGGATGATCCCCGGACCACCGGCGGATACCGGCTGCTCGGCCTGCTCGGTGCCGGCGGGATGGGCCGGGTGTACCTGGCCCGGAGCCCGGGCGGGCGCACTGTCGCCGTCAAGGTGATCCGGCCGGAGTTCGCCGGCGACCCGACGTTCCGGACCCGCTTCCGCCGCGAGGTCGAGGCGGCCCGCCGGGTCGGCGGCTCCTGGACCGCGCCGGTGATCGACGCCGACCCGGATGCCGAGCAGCCCTATCTGGTCACCGGTTACGTCCCGGGGCCGTCCCTGCTGGAGGCGGTGCGCCGACGCGGCCCACTGCCGGTGTCGACCGTGCGAGCACTGGGTGCCGGCCTCGCCGAGGCCCTGAGTGCCGTGCACGCCGCCGGCCTGGTGCACCGCGATCTCAAGCCCTCGAACGTGCTGCTCGGCCTCGACGGGCCACGGGTCATCGACTTCGGGATCTCCCGCGCGTTCGACGCCACCGTGCTCACCCACTCGGGGTCCGCGATCGGCTCGCCGGCCTTCATGTCACCCGAGCAGATCGGCGGGCGGGACGTCGGGCCGGCCAGCGACGTCTTCGCCCTCGGTTCGGTGCTCGTCTTCGCCGCGACGGGGTCGGGCCCGTTCTCGGGCAGCGGGATGCCCGCGGTGATGTACGGCATCCTGACGGGCGAGCCGCGGCTCGACGCGGTCCCGGCCGAGTTGCGTGCCGTCGTGGACGCCTGCCTGCGCAAGGCGCCGGCTGAGCGCCCGGGGCCGCTCGGCGTGCTCGCGGAGCTCGCGCCGGGCGGCGGCGCCGCGGGGCTGATCACCACCGGATGGCTGCCGCAGGATCTGGTCACCGGGCTGAGCCGGCAGGCCGTCGCGCTCCTCGACCTGGACGCCCCCGTCATCACCTCGACCAACGACCACCCCACGCCCGAAGATCACAACCGGGCACAGCCCTGGCCGCCGGCGCCGGCCATGCCGACCACACCGACACGGGCCACACCGTCGGGCGCATCGCGGGCCACACCACCAGGCGCACCGCCCGCACCGTCGGGTGCCCCGGTCGGACCCGTCGCCAGGCCGGGCGGTGGGCGGCGCGCACTCGTGACCGTCGCCGCCCTGGGTGTCGTGTGCCTCGCCGTGATCGTGACGGCTGTCATGACGGTCGCCCTACGCGGCTCGGACAGCGACACGGGCGCCGGCACGGGCGCCGAGGTGAGTCCCGGGACGACCGCCGGGCTCGGCTCCCTGACCGACCTGCTCGACCATTCGACCGCGGATCCGTCCGCCGGCGGACCGCCAACGCCTTCGGGCGGGTCCGGTCCCACGGTGCCCGGGGCCCTGCCGGCCGGGTACGCCGGGACCTGGGAGGGGCCGATCACCTCGCGGCTGGGGGTCGCGCAGGACGTCGTGATCACGTTGCGGCCCGGTGAGAGCGGCCAGACCGTGGGCCACGCCGAGGTCACGCTGGTCGGGCTGGGGGCGTTGGGAGGCGGCGCGCCGATCCGGTGCGTCGGCGACCAGCAGCTCGTGGGGATCAGCGGCGCGGCGGGCTCCGGGCCCGAGGTCGTTCTGCGCGACATCGGCGGCTCGGGCGACAACCCCACCCTGCTGGGCCTGCCGGTGTGCACGAGCGGCGGCACGACCAGGCTGCGCCTCGCACCCGACGGCGCGCTCGAGTACCGGTCCGAGGACGAGGCCGGTGGCCGCCCGGCGGGCAGCCTGCGCCACCGGCCCTGA
- a CDS encoding bifunctional acetate--CoA ligase family protein/GNAT family N-acetyltransferase: protein MTSRFPAHWAADGVLADGAPVQLRPVLDTDGPGLAELRAGLSATDVARLPARWAERSPDELARHLTTAGEPTSAGDAGDAREGGRLAVAAVLRGRLVGAADYERITGSDDAVVALVVEAALRGRGLGLLVLEHLIAAARERGVRHLVADLRAGDDRALRVFHAAGFAGAETRSRGPRPDGAGGVRVVFPTAQTPRTRGISRALEQRAEARSIARLLTPRTVAVLGASRQPGSAGHEVFRRLLASDFHGPVYPVNPTARQIASVYAYPDVREIPDAVDLAVIAVPAPAVADAVRACAEKDVRGLIVVSAGFAEAGPEGRARLAEVTRLARESGMRLIGPNAMGVINTDPAVRLHATFAAGDPPVGRVGAFAQSGALAGTFLTEASRRAIGLSTFVSTGDRSDVSANDVLQYWQSDPRTDVIMLHLQGFGNPRKFARIARRVGRRKPVIALKSGRSAADPALDALFTSAGVIRVDTLSQLFDLAGLLASQPLPAGRRVGVVGTSSALAALATDACRTAGLEVPPFSAATAEALSDPLGRPEPANPVDLGAMATPERFERALRAVAASADVDAVLALITPHPAVEELARAVRAVAGSGRMPVVASYLGHDGMPSALAAPGDAEGTVTPAPGSVPSFASPESAALALARAAGHAAWRSREQGAVPALDRLDLDRARRAADAGPTDGTWLSQELVGDILGGVGLAVWPSEPVTTAAQALDAAGRLGWPVALKIADERFRGRLDVGAVQLGIAEPGALAEAWRTIRAAVGPGDMVVQPMAPAGVSTVVRMTQDPAIGPLLSLRLGGAVADLLVDPLARALPITDRDAAEMVRGIRGAVLLVGGAGTPAADTAALEDVLHRLARLAEEVPAVAEVLLDPVLVGRPGVVLLHAGVRLLPPGTDPESLPRRMTGSGVEYFR, encoded by the coding sequence GTGACATCTCGCTTCCCGGCGCACTGGGCGGCGGACGGCGTTCTTGCCGACGGCGCTCCCGTCCAGCTGCGCCCCGTGCTGGACACCGACGGCCCGGGGCTGGCCGAACTGCGGGCCGGCCTGTCCGCCACGGACGTCGCGCGCCTGCCCGCGCGGTGGGCGGAGCGTTCCCCGGACGAGCTGGCCAGGCACCTCACCACAGCCGGTGAACCGACCTCCGCCGGTGACGCCGGTGACGCCCGGGAGGGCGGGCGGCTCGCCGTCGCGGCCGTGCTGCGCGGACGTCTGGTCGGAGCGGCGGACTACGAACGGATCACCGGCTCCGACGACGCGGTGGTCGCGCTCGTCGTCGAGGCGGCGCTGCGCGGGCGCGGGCTCGGGTTGCTGGTGCTCGAGCATCTGATCGCCGCGGCCCGCGAGCGCGGGGTGCGCCACCTCGTCGCCGATCTGCGCGCGGGCGACGACCGGGCGCTGCGGGTCTTCCACGCCGCGGGTTTCGCCGGCGCCGAGACCCGCTCGCGCGGCCCCCGGCCGGACGGCGCCGGTGGCGTGCGGGTGGTGTTCCCGACGGCGCAGACTCCGCGCACCCGGGGCATCTCCCGGGCGTTGGAGCAGCGCGCGGAGGCGCGGAGCATCGCGCGGCTGCTCACACCGCGCACGGTCGCGGTCCTCGGCGCGAGCCGCCAGCCCGGCAGCGCCGGCCACGAGGTGTTCCGTCGGCTGCTGGCCAGCGACTTCCACGGCCCGGTCTACCCGGTCAACCCGACGGCGCGGCAGATCGCCTCGGTCTACGCCTATCCGGACGTCCGCGAGATCCCCGACGCGGTCGACCTCGCCGTGATCGCCGTCCCGGCACCGGCCGTGGCCGACGCGGTACGGGCCTGCGCGGAGAAGGACGTCCGTGGCCTGATCGTCGTCTCGGCCGGGTTCGCCGAGGCCGGTCCCGAGGGACGGGCCCGGCTCGCCGAGGTCACCCGGCTGGCCCGCGAGTCCGGAATGCGGCTGATCGGCCCGAACGCGATGGGTGTGATCAACACCGATCCGGCGGTCCGCCTGCACGCCACCTTCGCGGCCGGCGACCCGCCGGTGGGACGGGTCGGCGCCTTCGCCCAGTCGGGGGCGCTGGCCGGGACCTTCCTCACCGAGGCGTCCCGGCGCGCGATCGGCCTGTCCACGTTCGTCTCCACCGGGGACCGCTCGGACGTCTCGGCCAACGACGTGCTCCAGTACTGGCAGTCGGACCCGCGCACCGATGTGATCATGCTGCACCTGCAGGGGTTCGGCAACCCGCGCAAGTTCGCCCGGATCGCCCGGCGGGTGGGCCGGCGCAAGCCGGTGATCGCGCTGAAGAGCGGGCGCAGCGCCGCCGACCCGGCCCTGGACGCCCTGTTCACCAGCGCCGGAGTCATCCGGGTGGACACGTTGAGCCAACTGTTCGACCTGGCCGGGCTGCTGGCGTCGCAGCCACTGCCCGCCGGGCGGCGGGTCGGCGTCGTGGGGACGTCCAGCGCGCTCGCCGCCCTGGCGACGGACGCCTGCCGAACGGCCGGCCTGGAGGTACCGCCCTTCTCCGCCGCCACGGCGGAGGCGTTGAGCGACCCGCTCGGCCGCCCGGAGCCGGCCAACCCGGTGGACCTGGGCGCGATGGCCACGCCGGAACGGTTCGAGCGCGCGCTGCGCGCGGTCGCCGCCAGCGCGGACGTCGACGCCGTGCTGGCGCTGATCACCCCGCACCCGGCCGTCGAGGAGCTCGCGCGGGCCGTGCGAGCCGTCGCGGGCTCCGGCCGGATGCCCGTGGTGGCCTCCTACCTCGGGCACGACGGGATGCCGTCCGCGCTGGCCGCCCCAGGCGACGCCGAGGGCACCGTGACACCCGCGCCCGGCTCCGTACCGTCGTTCGCCTCCCCCGAGTCGGCGGCGCTCGCCCTCGCCCGGGCGGCGGGCCACGCGGCCTGGCGCAGCCGTGAGCAGGGCGCCGTCCCCGCGCTCGACCGGCTCGACCTGGACCGCGCGCGCCGCGCGGCGGACGCCGGCCCGACGGACGGGACCTGGCTGTCCCAGGAACTGGTCGGCGACATCCTGGGCGGGGTGGGGCTGGCGGTCTGGCCCAGCGAGCCGGTGACGACCGCCGCCCAGGCCCTGGACGCGGCCGGGCGGCTCGGCTGGCCCGTCGCGCTGAAGATCGCCGACGAGCGCTTCCGCGGGCGACTGGACGTCGGTGCCGTCCAGCTGGGCATCGCGGAACCCGGCGCGCTCGCGGAGGCCTGGCGCACGATCCGGGCCGCGGTCGGACCGGGCGACATGGTCGTCCAGCCGATGGCACCGGCCGGGGTGTCGACCGTGGTCCGGATGACCCAGGACCCGGCGATCGGGCCGCTGCTGTCGCTGCGCCTCGGCGGGGCCGTCGCGGACCTGCTGGTCGACCCGCTGGCCCGGGCGCTGCCGATCACCGACCGGGACGCCGCCGAGATGGTGCGGGGCATCCGCGGCGCGGTACTGCTCGTCGGCGGCGCCGGCACCCCGGCGGCGGACACGGCCGCCCTGGAGGACGTGCTGCACCGGCTGGCCCGCCTCGCCGAGGAGGTTCCGGCGGTCGCCGAGGTGCTCCTGGACCCGGTGCTCGTCGGCCGGCCCGGCGTGGTCCTGCTGCATGCCGGCGTCCGCCTGCTCCCACCGGGAACCGATCCCGAGTCACTGCCCCGGCGGATGACGGGCTCCGGCGTCGAGTACTTCCGCTAG
- a CDS encoding GlxA family transcriptional regulator encodes MHTVAVLAIDGVVPFDLAVPVDTFGRARLPDGRAAYRVRICAGRSVNGAVEADGGAFSLRAPWGLDTLAEADTIVIPGVGEHAGPLPEEAVVALRAAAARGTRIASVCGGAFLLAQTGLLDGLRATTHWIAAEELARRHPTVRVDPNVLFVDNGQILTSAGAAAGLDLCLHMIRSDHGVAVAADVARLSVVPLAREGGQAQFIVRDRPPPDGSVLEPLLRWMEANCHRPLTVDDLAAQAMTSPRTLNRRFREQTGTTPSQWLHRVRLRQAQYLLETTGHSVERIAAQVGFGSPTAFRDGFRRLVGTSPQAYRRAFRDAGAVTPPG; translated from the coding sequence ATGCACACCGTGGCGGTCCTGGCCATCGACGGCGTGGTCCCCTTCGACCTGGCGGTACCGGTCGACACCTTCGGCCGGGCCCGGCTACCCGACGGCCGGGCCGCCTACCGGGTGAGGATCTGCGCTGGCCGGAGTGTCAACGGCGCCGTCGAGGCGGACGGCGGGGCGTTCTCCCTGCGGGCCCCCTGGGGGCTGGACACGCTCGCCGAGGCCGACACGATCGTCATCCCCGGCGTCGGCGAGCACGCCGGGCCCCTGCCGGAGGAGGCCGTCGTCGCGCTGCGGGCCGCCGCCGCGCGTGGCACCCGCATCGCCTCCGTCTGCGGCGGGGCGTTCCTGCTCGCGCAGACCGGCCTGCTGGACGGTCTGCGCGCCACCACGCACTGGATCGCCGCCGAGGAGCTCGCCCGCCGTCACCCCACGGTGCGGGTGGACCCGAACGTGCTGTTCGTCGACAACGGGCAGATCCTCACCTCGGCCGGCGCCGCGGCCGGCCTCGACCTGTGTCTGCACATGATCCGCTCCGACCACGGGGTCGCCGTGGCGGCCGACGTCGCCCGGCTGTCAGTCGTCCCGCTGGCCAGGGAAGGCGGTCAGGCCCAGTTCATCGTCCGCGACCGCCCGCCGCCGGACGGCTCCGTCCTCGAACCGCTGCTGCGGTGGATGGAGGCGAACTGCCACCGCCCGCTGACCGTGGACGACCTCGCCGCCCAGGCGATGACGAGCCCGCGCACGCTCAACCGCCGCTTCCGTGAGCAGACGGGTACGACCCCGTCCCAGTGGCTGCACCGGGTGCGCCTGCGCCAGGCGCAGTACCTGCTCGAGACCACCGGGCACTCGGTGGAGCGGATCGCCGCCCAGGTCGGCTTCGGATCGCCCACCGCCTTCCGGGACGGGTTCCGCCGGCTGGTCGGCACCAGCCCGCAGGCCTACCGCCGGGCCTTCCGCGACGCCGGTGCCGTCACGCCTCCCGGGTAG
- a CDS encoding FadR/GntR family transcriptional regulator, with amino-acid sequence MLSVERVRPAYVQVAVQLQELIVRGDLTAGQRLPVEAELSTMFGVSRSTVREALRLLSSQHLVETRRGVHGGTFVAAPDTGLMGDFLETGLGLLSGADLVSVEQLLEACDLFEVPAARLAAVRRTPAQLETIRKATTTAERIDDPVERYEGDNGFHAAILAACGNPLLNLVATPVFSVLRTRFQRSGVNAAFWENSARQHHEIYAAIEHGDAEQAGVLMRAHIAELRVLVPGAVEATTFDAPAVPAGETPITEAR; translated from the coding sequence ATGCTCAGCGTGGAGCGGGTGCGCCCCGCCTACGTCCAGGTTGCGGTGCAGCTACAGGAACTGATCGTGCGCGGTGATCTGACCGCCGGTCAGCGCCTGCCCGTCGAGGCCGAGCTGTCGACGATGTTCGGCGTCAGCCGGAGCACGGTCCGCGAGGCGCTGCGGCTGCTGTCGTCCCAGCACCTGGTCGAGACGCGGCGGGGGGTCCACGGCGGCACCTTCGTCGCGGCGCCGGACACCGGTCTGATGGGCGATTTCCTTGAGACCGGCCTCGGTCTGCTCTCGGGCGCCGACCTGGTCAGCGTGGAACAGCTGCTCGAGGCCTGCGACCTGTTCGAGGTCCCGGCCGCCCGGCTGGCCGCCGTCCGGCGGACACCCGCCCAGCTCGAGACGATCCGGAAGGCGACGACGACCGCCGAGCGGATCGACGATCCGGTCGAACGGTACGAGGGCGACAACGGATTCCATGCCGCAATCCTGGCCGCCTGCGGCAATCCCCTGCTGAATCTGGTGGCGACACCGGTCTTCAGTGTTCTGCGGACCCGCTTCCAGCGCTCGGGCGTCAACGCCGCGTTCTGGGAAAACTCCGCCCGGCAGCATCATGAGATCTACGCGGCCATCGAACACGGCGACGCGGAACAGGCCGGCGTTCTGATGCGAGCCCACATAGCCGAGCTGCGCGTTCTTGTTCCCGGCGCGGTGGAGGCCACGACTTTCGATGCTCCGGCCGTTCCGGCTGGGGAGACCCCGATCACCGAGGCCCGCTGA
- a CDS encoding MarR family winged helix-turn-helix transcriptional regulator: protein MFGEAATPAAEPRWLDADERAAWRGLIGVMTRLPAALDTQLRRDAGLSHFEYSVLVGLSEAPNRTLAMARLAQFTCGSLSRLSHAVKRLEDKGWVRRAPCAADGRVTNATLTDTGFAKLAASAPGHVETVRDLVVEALARDQLDQLAAICGQILDRLDTVPPPRSR from the coding sequence GTGTTCGGCGAGGCGGCGACGCCGGCCGCCGAGCCGCGTTGGCTCGACGCCGACGAACGGGCCGCCTGGCGGGGTCTGATCGGTGTCATGACCCGGCTGCCCGCCGCCCTCGACACGCAGCTCCGCCGGGACGCCGGGCTGAGCCACTTCGAGTACTCGGTGCTCGTCGGGCTGTCGGAGGCGCCGAACCGGACGCTCGCGATGGCCCGGCTCGCCCAGTTCACCTGCGGCTCGCTGTCCAGGCTCTCGCACGCGGTCAAGCGCCTCGAGGACAAGGGCTGGGTGCGCCGCGCCCCGTGCGCGGCCGACGGGAGAGTCACGAACGCCACGCTGACCGACACCGGTTTCGCGAAGCTGGCCGCCTCCGCTCCCGGCCACGTCGAGACCGTGCGCGACCTGGTCGTGGAGGCGCTCGCGCGGGACCAGCTCGACCAGCTCGCCGCCATCTGCGGCCAGATCCTCGACCGCCTCGACACCGTGCCGCCGCCCCGGTCGCGCTGA
- a CDS encoding DUF4180 domain-containing protein, whose amino-acid sequence MATTEIGPEMEKSMKENGIMPTGARPTTAAVAPEEITLGAVPPAGAGTGPAEIAPGEPEPDGIEHLGDTPVLVCSPGGPVVRSEQDALDVIGTALHLGATWAVVPVTRLAPDFFDLRGGLAGQVLQKFVNYRIGLAVVGDISAYTAGSGALRDLVRESNRRTHAWFLPDLDAVRSRLAPPDRRTS is encoded by the coding sequence GTGGCGACGACGGAGATCGGTCCGGAGATGGAGAAGTCGATGAAGGAGAACGGCATCATGCCCACGGGCGCCCGGCCGACCACCGCCGCGGTCGCGCCCGAGGAGATCACCCTCGGGGCGGTGCCGCCCGCCGGGGCCGGGACCGGTCCCGCGGAGATCGCCCCGGGCGAGCCTGAGCCCGACGGGATCGAGCACCTGGGCGACACACCCGTCCTCGTCTGCTCCCCGGGCGGCCCGGTGGTGCGTTCCGAACAGGACGCGCTGGACGTCATCGGAACAGCGCTCCATCTCGGAGCCACCTGGGCGGTGGTCCCGGTCACGCGGCTCGCTCCGGATTTCTTCGACCTACGCGGCGGCCTCGCCGGGCAGGTCCTGCAGAAGTTCGTCAACTACCGGATCGGGCTGGCTGTCGTGGGTGACATCTCGGCGTACACCGCGGGCAGCGGCGCGCTACGGGACCTGGTGCGCGAGTCCAACCGGAGGACGCACGCCTGGTTCCTCCCCGACCTGGACGCCGTCCGTTCCCGGCTCGCCCCGCCCGACAGAAGAACCTCCTGA